One segment of Penaeus chinensis breed Huanghai No. 1 chromosome 14, ASM1920278v2, whole genome shotgun sequence DNA contains the following:
- the LOC125032167 gene encoding cuticle protein 7-like isoform X2, which produces MNTKVLFLLGVVAVAAADKLPTYSYSAPQGSFEDSVEYDDAKYDFNWAVKDDDSGNDFGHQESRDGDHTQGSYYVQLPDGRLQKVTYYVDGDNGYVADVTYEGEARYDSVESREYAPPRPVYSAPESHESVETPVYTPPRPQYAAPRRSYGFPQ; this is translated from the exons ATGAACACTAAG GTCCTTTTCTTGCTCGGTGTGGTGGCTGTGGCTGCTGCGGATAAGCTGCCGACCTACTCCTACAGCGCCCCGCAA GGATCTTTCGAGGATTCAGTGGAGTATGATgatgccaagtacgacttcaactggGCTGTGAAGGACGACgactccggcaacgacttcggccaccaggagtcccgcgacggcgACCACACTCAGGGATCGTACTACGTGCaactccccgacggccgcctgcagaaggtTACCTACTACGTGGACGGCGACAACGGATACGTTGCCGACGTGacgtacgagggcgaggctcgctaTGACTCGGTGGAGTCTCGCGAATACGCCCCCCCAAGGCCCGTGTACTCCGCCCCGGAGTCCCACGAGTCAGTTGAGACTCCCGTGTACACCCCAC CACGACCCCAGTATGCCGCCCCCAGGCGCTCTTACGGCTTCCCTCAgtaa
- the LOC125032166 gene encoding cuticle protein 7-like, translated as MNAKVLIALALVAVTAADKLPAYSYSAPQGSFEDSVEYDDAKYDFNWAVKDDDSGNDFGHQETRDGDNTQGSYYVQLPDGRLQKVTYYVDGDNGYVADVTYEGEARYDSVESREYAPPRAVYSAPESHESVETPVYTPPRPQYAAPRRSYGFPQ; from the exons ATGAACGCAAAG GTACTAATTGCATTGGCTTTGGTCGCCGTGACTGCCGCCGATAAGCTCCCAGCTTACTCCTACTCTGCACCACAG GGATCTTTCGAAGACTCAGTGGAGTATGATgatgccaagtacgacttcaactggGCTGTGAAAGACGACGACTctggcaacgacttcggccaccaggagACCCGCGACGGCGACAACACTCAGGGATCGTACTACGTGCaactccccgacggccgcctgcagaaggtcacctactaCGTGGACGGCGACAACGGATACGTTGCCGACGTGacgtacgagggcgaggctcgctaTGACTCAGTGGAGTCTCGCGAATACGCCCCCCCAAGGGCCGTGTACTCCGCCCCCGAGTCCCACGAGTCAGTTGAGACTCCCGTGTACACCCCACCACGACCCCAGTATGCCGCCCCCAGGCGCTCTTACGGCTTCCCTcagtag
- the LOC125032168 gene encoding cuticle protein 7-like gives MNTKVLFLLGVVAVAAADKLPTYSYSAPQGSLEDSVEYDDAKYDFNWAVKDDDSGNDFGHQEARDGDNTQGSYYVQLPDGRLQKVTYYVDGDNGYVADVTYEGEARYDSVESREYAPPRPVYSAPESHESVETPVYTPPRPQYAAPRRSYGFPQ, from the exons ATGAACACTAAG GTCCTGTTCTTGCTCGGTGTGGTGGCTGTGGCTGCTGCAGATAAGCTGCCGACCTACTCTTACAGCGCCCCACAG GGATCTTTGGAGGACTCAGTGGAGTATGATgatgccaagtacgacttcaactggGCTGTGAAGGACGACGACTCCGGTAACGACTTCGGCCACCAAGAGGCCCGCGACGGCGACAACACTCAGGGATCGTACTACGTGCAACTCCCCGACGGTCGCCTGCAGAAGGTGACGTACTACGTTGATGGCGACAACGGATACGTAGCCGACGTGAcatacgagggcgaggctcgctaTGACTCGGTGGAGTCTCGCGAATACGCCCCCCCAAGGCCCGTGTACTCCGCCCCCGAGTCCCACGAGTCAGTTGAGACTCCCGTGTACACCCCACCACGACCCCAGTATGCCGCCCCCAGGCGCTCCTACGGCTTCCCTCAGTGA
- the LOC125032172 gene encoding pro-resilin-like, whose product MNAKVLIALALVAVTAADKLPAYSYSAPQGSFEDSVEYDDAKYDFNWAVKDDDSGNDFGHQESRDGDNTQGSYYVQLPDGRLQKVTYYVDGDNGYVADVTYEGEARYDSVESREYAPPRARVLRPRVPRVS is encoded by the exons ATGAACGCAAAG GTACTAATTGCATTGGCTTTGGTCGCCGTGACTGCCGCCGATAAGCTCCCAGCTTACTCTTACTCTGCACCACAG GGATCTTTCGAAGACTCAGTGGAGTATGATgatgccaagtacgacttcaactggGCTGTGAAGGACGACgactccggcaacgacttcggtcaccaggagtcccgcgacggcgACAACACTCAGGGATCGTACTACGtacagctccccgacggccgcctgcagaaggtGACGTACTACGTGGACGGCGACAACGGATACGTAGCCGACGTGacgtacgagggcgaggctcgctaTGACTCGGTGGAGTCTCGCGAATACGCCCCCCCAAGGGCCCGTGTACTCCGCCCCCGAGTCCCACGAGTCAGTTGA
- the LOC125032169 gene encoding cuticle protein 7-like — MNTKVLFLLGVVAVAAADKRPTYSYSAPQGSLEDSVEYDDAKYDFNWAVKDDDSGNDFGHQESRDGDNTQGSYYVQLPDGRLQKVTYYVDGDNGYIADVTYEGEARYDSVESREYAPPRPVYSAPESYESVETPVYTPPRPQYAAPRRSYGFPQ; from the exons ATGAACACTAAG GTCCTGTTCTTGCTCGGAGTGGTGGCTGTGGCTGCTGCAGATAAGAGACCGACCTACTCCTACAGCGCCCCACAG GGATCTTTGGAGGACTCAGTGGAGTATGATgatgccaagtacgacttcaactggGCTGTGAAGGACGACgactccggcaacgacttcggccaccaggagtcccgcgacggAGACAACACTCAGGGATcgtactacgtgcagcttcccgacggccgACTGCAGAAGGTGACGTACTACGTGGACGGCGACAACGGATACATTGCCGACGTGacgtacgagggcgaggctcgctaTGACTCGGTGGAGTCTCGCGAATACGCCCCCCCAAGGCCCGTATACTCCGCCCCCGAGTCCTACGAGTCAGTTGAGACTCCCGTGTACACCCCACCACGACCCCAGTATGCCGCCCCCAGGCGCTCTTACGGCTTCCCTCAGTAA
- the LOC125032167 gene encoding cuticle protein 7-like isoform X1 produces MNTKVLFLLGVVAVAAADKLPTYSYSAPQGSFEDSVEYDDAKYDFNWAVKDDDSGNDFGHQESRDGDHTQGSYYVQLPDGRLQKVTYYVDGDNGYVADVTYEGEARYDSVESREYAPPRPVYSAPESHESVETPVYTPPRPQYAAPRRSYGFPQ; encoded by the exons ATGAACACTAAG GTCCTTTTCTTGCTCGGTGTGGTGGCTGTGGCTGCTGCGGATAAGCTGCCGACCTACTCCTACAGCGCCCCGCAA GGATCTTTCGAGGATTCAGTGGAGTATGATgatgccaagtacgacttcaactggGCTGTGAAGGACGACgactccggcaacgacttcggccaccaggagtcccgcgacggcgACCACACTCAGGGATCGTACTACGTGCaactccccgacggccgcctgcagaaggtTACCTACTACGTGGACGGCGACAACGGATACGTTGCCGACGTGacgtacgagggcgaggctcgctaTGACTCGGTGGAGTCTCGCGAATACGCCCCCCCAAGGCCCGTGTACTCCGCCCCGGAGTCCCACGAGTCAGTTGAGACTCCCGTGTACACCCCACCACGACCCCAGTATGCCGCCCCCAGGCGCTCTTACGGCTTCCCTCAGTAA